The genomic stretch agccaatagctcctcggtgtttcttcaatatttccaataacctttcttcctcaatatctgaaagcttagaactaataataacatgatatattttcttatcatcaatatgagcatacttaagattatctggcaatggttttaaatcaaaaacaggatcttcctttggtggtggtgttgtacctaaatcttcaacctagGTAAGTCATGTTTcgtaataggttgacgaaggaaaatttcatcaagctcatttctttcttccctaaagacttcactctcactattctccaaatattgctgcaatggattattaggagcaagagcaatagacgcacactgttcaactctaaaatcattattaggcaaatcagctttataaggagttttggcaaatttagagaaattaaactcataagattcaccagcaaatttagtcataatcttttccttcttgcaatctataacagctccacaagtatttaggaaaggtctaccaaaaataataggacaatacttactagcagcagaaccaagtactaaaaagtcagcaggatatttaatcttaccacatagaacttccacatctcgaataataccaataggagagatagtttctctattagctagccgaataaccacatcaatatcttcaagttcacaagaaccaatttcatgcatgatgatcttcgtataaagctcataaggaatggcgctaatacttgcaccaatgtcacataaaccataataacaatgatcaccaattctaacagagagcataggaacactagctttcctagacttattaggatgcgaaacaatattagaagcatcttcacggaaaataatatgaccatcctctacattttcagtcacaagatctttaactattgcaacaacgaggttcaaccttaatttgttcttcaggttctataggtttctttgcacttttattaaccgcactagatataacagagtactccttcattttagcagcgaaaggagttttttcaatataagcttcaggaagaatatgatcaacagtttcaattatagcacatttatttatagatggatcaattttatctttatatggttcatgatacttatcaaaattcttcctaggcaattcaaagtgagaggcaaaagctttataaagatttgcaacgacttgagaatcaagaccataagtagcactaatattacgaaatttatcagtatccataaaaactttaatgcatttataatcaaagtttatacctgactctctatctttgtagttctcccatccttcagtattctcctggatccgatcaagaaggtctcttttaaactcttctttattgcgtgtaaatgatccagaacaagaagtatccagcaaagtcttatcttgaaaagacaagtcttgcatagaaattatcaataataatattaccaggaagctcatgaatggggcatttgagcattaaaaacttcaatctcccccaagcttgggcaatactttctccatcatgaggccggaaattatatatgcggttccgatctttgtgaatttcacttggaggatagaatttggaataaaataaaggcacaatgtcctcccaattaagagaatccctattcttcgagcaatttataccagtacgCTGCTTTACCGATacgacgatatagagaatagtttcttcctcacttcatccatagcaatacctgcacatttgaataacccacataattcatgtaaaaacagtaaatgatcaccagaatggacagttccatccccttcatagcggttatccacaacacgttcaataatttttataggtattttgtatggaacctcgctctcacctggcgcctcatccactacccttgcagtagtagtagatttcccaaagaggaattcaagagaagacctctccataatgatttatagcggcaggcagaaataaaaacaacacgtacagtaaaaagtttcccttaccaataacgcttcactccccggcaacggcgccagaaaatagtcttgatgacccacaagtatagggggtgtatcgtagtactttcgataaataagagtgtcgaacccaacgaggagcagaaggtgttgacaagcggtttcgatgaaggattcatcgtaaatgctcacagacaagtatttagggggttttgatatagcagatgaaataagtacaagtaagtaaagtgcgagagaaataattgcagcgagtggcccaatcctttttagcacaaaggacaagctggtttgtttacttataatgaccaaacgttcttgaggacacacgggaatttagtctagtgctttcgcttcatatagctgattaatcttcattgttttgataagtgttgtgtgggtgaatctatgctaatgtaccgcccttcctaggactaatacatacttgtgattataccccttgcaagcatccgcaactacaagaaagtaattaagataaatctaaccacagccttaaactctgagatcctgctatccctcctgcaccgatataccaaggggggtttaggtttctgtcactccggcgaccccgcaattggcaaacgaatacaagatgcattcccctaggcccataaatagtgaagtgtcatgtagtcgacgttcacacgacaccactagaagaataacaccacaacttaaatatcacaacattgaatactaaccaacataattcactactaacatttagacttcacccatgtcctcaagaactaaatgaactactcacgagacatcatatggaacatgatcagaggtgatatgatgatgaataacaatctgaacataaaccttggttcaatagtttcactcaatagcatcaataacaagtagaaatcaacaccgggagagtttcccctatcaaacaaacaagatcaaacccaaattgttacagcggtgacgaggtgcagcggtggagatggcggtgatgatgatgatgatgatgatgatggtgatgatgatggagatgatgtccagctcgatgacgatgacgatggcgtcgatttccccctccgggagggaatttccccagcagatttcagtctgccggagagctcttttctctctggtgttctccgcccgcgcaggcggccgtgactcttcgcgactatcctcgcggggcttaggttttcgggacgaagacatacgcgaagaaaaggaggcgagaggggctgtgggccccctcctcacgaggcggcgcggccaggccttgggccgcgccggcctatgaggtgggcccacctcgggtcccctcggctcccccttttggctcccttcgtcatctggaaaaataggatttttcatataatttccgtcaactgttgatcttccgacatattgcattccgacggtgctttttccagcagaatcctggctccggtgcgcgatccccaaataatcatgaaacatgcaaaatagatgaaataacataagtatcatctccaaatatgaaatatatcaatgaataacagcaaattatgatataaaatagtgatgcaaaatggacgtatcactcacCCGCATGGTCGCGTGAGGCTTGCGGCGACGACAACAGCTGTGGCGGCAGCTACTGGCcgcggatggtcgtcttcttcctctgcgttgatgacttcggttgtggtaaCCTTCTGCAAACCCTAACCTTTGATCTAGATCTTTTGGGTACACAACCGaggtctgaacgaatccattgtaggacattccttcgtcgccggtggaggttgtggaggttttCCAGGTTCCATAACGGAGACCGTTCTCGCCGTTGACTCTTCCACTGTGACGGTGGTGCTGCTTGCATCTTCGCCAGGGTCCCctgctgacataggcatacccaatgggcctgccgaagaaggtacccggggtttactgaaggcccattacccgaagaataagaagatttggaagcccaaaatactattaaggaaagctagaattgtaataggagtcgtcgtttgtaatcttgcgggatgggttggaaaccctcccggactctgtaaacttgtgtattacgaatccctcggctccgcctcctatataaggggagtcgagggacaaagagagcatcgaattctatcgtcaacacaaccctagttttatattcgttgagtacttttcggctgaaaccttcgagatctacttgccctctacatctaactaaaccctagtctacaatccgtaggcattgacaagttaatcccttgtcacctgctTCCCCTACCTCGGTGTTGCGTGTGGTTCCTTTGAcctgtggtagttcattgatcttcTAGTGCTTAAGGATATCCATGTGGTacttcattgatctgctagtgcttaaggatgtccatgtgttagtggtagttcattgatctgctagtgtttgtcatgtaggtgatcatacctttgggctcccctgatctgtCTGTGCCAACTGTGAATGCTCAACCATGTCTGATTGCAAGCAAACCAGCCATGGTTTGGAAATCtgagctatcagagtttgtgctgaaccggttggtccagctcgtccgtagcggcgtctgcttcaacatgggattcaaggagcaacagatgaagaaggtagccgcGAATGTTCTTGCATTCACCAGCGTACATATCACCACTCTTTAgctgtacaaccacatcagaaactagATGACGAAGTGGAGCGTCATTATGAAGATGAAATCTGATCGCATTCTGGACTGGAGTGAAGATGGTTGCTGCTTCCACGATGGTGATGAAGGGGCGGCGGATGAGTACATCCAGGTACGAAGCCTCATTGAGTTCCTGCATAGATCTGAAAGTATATATGTGAATGTCGTCCGCACTAACAGCAGTTGTTCCTTGTGGATTGCAGCGGTACCCGAAGCACCGTCAGTACGTCGGCACCCCGATCACCAActacgctcagatgaagacgatcttcactccctGGTTCGTGTGCAAGGCGCAGCTGTTCCagcctaacttgctggtcagggctatcgacttcattgcagacaatgaaGCAGAGTATGCCGTCTTCCGTAAGCTGCAGCCACCtgagaggaggagctggcttaggacctggctccgcaaccagtttcctgcttagtgcttctgcttccttcgtcatgatccactgattttgggaggtgattttatatccctccattagctaggacttgctacaacctgatccccgttttgtaatgatgaacttgttcgaggtggtatatactaacccctcgtgatgaacatgtgatgcatcacgaagtagttgCTTCGTTCGTGATGTATCGCCCACTAAGTAGTAGTTGATGTGTATTACTAGCACCTTTTATTATGAACTGAATCTGATATGTGCTGTTATTCAGTACTGGGTAATCTCATCATCACTCTAAGTGAAGCGGTTACCACAACACTGAgctatctgcaaccaaacaggCTGTGGACTGCACGAGCAAGGAAAAAAGTACTGTCAACGCGCAACCAAACGATGGGACATaggttccttctccggcgcgcaaaaggtctcacaggctaccaaacgatcCGGCAAAAGTGGCCCATGGTCCGTTCGTGACGAGTAGGTGAGCCCATCTCGCTAGCGCAGGCATGCAGGAAATCGgtgcaggcaaccaaacgcgagTTTTTCTGAATAACGTGTAGTTAGACGGACAGTGCGGGCCCACCGCCAGCGCCACGTAGACGCCGAGAAGGACCGCCCAGCTGTTGTCTGCAACGGAACGGAGCCCTCGAGGGCATCCGCACCGCGTCCGTCCGGTCGATGCCCACCCACACCCACCACCACCAGAGCCATAAAGCAAAAACACCGCACCGAACGCGGAAGCTTCCGACCtccgatccaccaccaccaacacgacACCAGCACTCGTCGGAGGCGGCAGCTCCCTCGTCGACGTCGCCAGGGACGGGCCCGTGCGCGCCTGCGAGGAGCGGGGGAGATGAGACGGCCGCACGGCGCATGCGCCAGCAGATCCAGCCCGGCCGCCGctttcttccttgccgccgccgcgaTCTGCGCCCAGTTCGCGACAGGTGCGTGCTCCTTCTCGCCCCGCTCGATCTGATAGACGGAGTAACATAACCCGCCGAGATCTGCGAGTGTTACGTGGGGATCTGGTTGTGGGGGGCCTGGCGCGCCAAAACGTCGCCGCGCGTCGGGGCTTGCGGATTGAGGGCTCCGTTTATTCTTGTCCGTTCCGGTAATTAGTATGGGTTGAGAGTCTAGCTAATTGGGCAGCTTGGGATTGGGGCCGAGGAACTAGCAAAATCCCGCGGTAATTTCACCGCTTTCCATGAACAATCCAACCAGCTTAGGAGAATCAGGATACGGTACCAGAATCAGGAGTATTTGCAATCTCTTGGAACAGGTGTATTGAATGGCTAAACTGTTCCTTGTGGAAGTTCAAATAAGGAACTACTCCCTGTGACGAATATGCAAATGTGCTAGACAGACCCACCTCTCCGTCTTACAGAGCTTGAAACATATTTGAGATTTGCCAAATACACGGAAAAACGTTCGCAAAAATATTTGCATTTCTCTGCAATTTGCATTCCTTTTTTTTAGGAGTCTGAAGTTCTCAACTCACGAGCTCAAATGATGTCCGAAAACTAGCAAAATGGTTAAATACGTGCATAGGGAGTATAAGAATTGCAAAAGCAAAATCGGTTAGGGGGTTACTCTTGTGTGGTCGCTTCCTGGAAATAGAAAAATGAATGAGCCTCGAAGTGCGACTAACCATGCTTGACTTCTAAGTTTATGTTGCTTACGTCTGCCAATAATTTACCTTATTTTGTTACCAATGTTACAAAATCAGACTTCATTGTCTTGCGACACACTTTTACAAACCTTCCTTCTTTTATGCTAGAAGCCTAGGAGACAGTCATATATTCTCATGGTTTTTGAGTCACTGTATATGGCGACTAATCACCAAGTCTTTTTTTCCAAATCAGGGCGACTCACGATTATATATCGACTTAAggcgactatacagcgactttTGTCGACTAATCACCCAGTCGCAGGGTTGGTGACTCATTTTAATTTGGCGACTCAAAAACCTTGTATAATCTTCCTAGTTTTCTAGTCTATAGGTGTGCATGCTGACTCACAAGATAAAGCAAATAATTAACATGGAAGCCTGTATCAGAAGACTTGTTTTGGCCTAGCTTTGGTTTGCCATTTTATTATCATGTTTATAAACTAAAGCAAAGCATTACACTGATGTGTTGATATTTCTTGCCATTAATTCCTAGTAGCTTGAAACTGTGGTTATAGAGTTGTTATTCATCTGGCCACATGCCCCTATCTCTTTACTCCTTTCACTTGATTACCAAGATCTTTTTGTCTAGTATGTTATTTAAATCCCAAAAATAAACGTAAGTAAACTAGTCGTaagcatcttgttgctgcaaattCATGTCCAGGCTGAGTTTATTTATCCCGGATCGTTTATAACCAGCTGAATCAGCATTATATAGCATAACTAATGACCAAGTTAAATCATGTTCGAGTAAACTAGTGCATGTTCAGTTTAGTTCTTGTGTTTTGCTAACTAGTGCATGTTTACCCGATAAGAATTGAGTAAACTGTGCGATTAACGACGATGTGGTTGTTTCTACTGCATTTTTTTTCAACTGCATCGTGTGTTTCTACTACATTGTATGTTTCAATTTAATGTATTTTACCTTGCCGCGCATTTACTAGTTAAGAACTGGTAAATGTTTACTCCAAAGTCAAGCCCTTGTTCTCTGGTGTAATCAGAATATTCATACAATTCTATTGAAGCACCTGATGGGTTAGTAGTACCCCAGTTTTGCTAGTTTTATGAAATATGGCCGAAGTTACCCAGGTGATAATTGGATTTGTAGCTAGCAAGCTAAGATCTTGTATGTATTGCATACCACTAGGAACCAGGTGAAAAAAGGTTTATGGTGCGTAGCTATAGCAGGAACCAGTTGCAAACGCCTCTGTGTAAGTTTTTGTAGTGATGGTGATTGTTGTGTATTCGCTCTTCTCAATACAGAGCATATAAGTTTTAGTCAAGTCAAATTTTGTAACGTTTGACCAAGTTTTCTGGAAAAAATCAATATCTACAATATCAAGTCGAAATTAGTAGAATCGTCATGAGTTCTTTTCTCATATAATTATGCATTTGTTACTgaaaatgttaatatttctttctatATACTTGgccaaagtttgactttgaccaaaactTGTATGTGATGTATtgagaacagagggagtatgataGCATGGGATAGCAAAATTGTATGAGTTCAAAGTTTTCCCCAAAAAATTTGTACGAGTTCAGATGGAGGTTATAGTGGGGGATTCATTGATCGGACAATGAGTTTAGCTTTATTATTTTTGGATTCATTGATCGGACAATGAGTTTAGCTTTATTATTTTTGGATTTGAAGGCTATAACTTCTCCGGTAACCTTGGGACACATGTAGATTGAACAAATCACGTATGTTATCCATGTGCTCCAGTTTGGAATCATGAATTTAGATCAATGAAAAATTCATATGATGTTTGCAGGACTAGCTGCTGATCCGTCCAAGGATGATGACAAAGCTCAGTCAAAAGGTCATACTGGACAAACAGTTCTGTTTGTGCTGATAGGAATTGGGGCAGCCATtctgttatcattcttccttttCAAGTATtggcagaagaagaagagagaggaaCAACATGCACGGCTGCTGAAGCTAtttgaagaggatgatgacattGAGATGGAGCTTGGTCTTAGAGATTGAAAAAATCTTATTTGTACAGCAAGAGTATCTTGGCTGACAAGGTAATATCTATCATCTAAAGTAGCATATAGTATTTGTAATGTATATACTTGTAATTTCTTATGGTACATTGAGCTTACATATTACATTGAACATAGATTTGATTGGAAGTATTGTTACAAATCGTTGCAGTAGTTTTGCTACATTGACTCTTGTGATGACTCTGTAAGATCTTGGTTAAATGCTGAGAGGTTGGGCAGTGCTTGTAGCCTTGTATATTAGATCACTTGTCAATGTTTCAGTGGATGAGAAATATTATGTTATTGAACTATAGATCTTACTATGTTTCGTAGATTAtattgttcaattttttttttctcgcTCATGAATACATTCGAAATTATAAAATGGATGGTTATACTTTGGCACATAAACCTGCTTTTCTGTCTTGTCAATGCATCATGGGTTTGGTCAGTCAAAAAAATTATGACAAGACATCATAGGATTAGTTAAATTATGTTAACTTGTACTCTGTTTGAACCAAACCAGGTTTCGATAACACATCTCTTGAGCACTATGGAAGCTTCTTTGGACCGTTTTTAATACGAAAATTCTCTTTGTTCACAGGTTTTCCTGGCAGATCATCACATCACTTTCATGTTAATGTAAAGAATTTGTTGTATTTAAACTTAGACAGACCTGCTGAGGAAGGTCTACTGTACCTTAGTATTATATGGTGAATATCTTGGCATTCATGGTCCATGAGAATAGATCTTAGGAAGTGTCAAGGTTTTTGAAATATTCTTTCATTACAAGAAATTTCTGCATATATACACCTCTACTGTGCTGTGCCTCCTGTCTATATTGCATCAATGTCAATCTGCAGAGGGTAGAAAGCTCGAATTCTGGCATCTATTTATGCTTTATCTTACCTTCTCTTCTGCGGATGCTTTCTGCTGCCATATCGCTTTTTTCTTAGTAGAGTGTTGCTGAGTCTCTTGTAATTAAGCCATTCTCGCAAGGTTAATGGTAGTCATTGTGTGGTGTTTGGGTCTGTTTGTCTGTCGTCTTGAATCTTTTAACATGTGACAATTTTTCGTAGTCAGCACCAGAGCTGTGCAGAGTCAACATGGCGTCAGGTTTTGTAGTCAGCACCATCAAAGAGAGCCTAGTAATAAATTCCCTGACTCGAAGTTGAAGGGGTCATCCTTCAAATTTAGTACTCCAAGTTGAAGAGTATCTGGTTTATTTTGAATTATGTCTGCTTCAAAACTGGTTTGACCTGAGCTATGACTGTTCAAATTGGGACATATTTTCCTAATCGTAGTTACTTTTGCTGGTATATCATGTGAAATGTGAATGCTAGATGAAAACCTACAAACCTAGAAAAAAAGTATAGGTGGCCAGGAGTGAAATGCACGTCTAATTTTACATGCTTTGCATGGTTCAGCTATGTTACAGGAAGGCATAACTTGTAACCTGAGCTTGATGATTTGCTGTCTTCTCCCCAAAACAAAATATGCAAAATGCCCCATGCTTGCTGATACACAAGCCAAGACGAATCATGATAGATGTTTCTTCCCTGAAATAGGGCAGATGCTCGTTCTGAGCCATGGACTCTTTGCGAGTCAACTAGCAAACCTCGTCTCTCAAGATCGGCAAGGATGGCTAAATGCAAGGGTGCCTCCACATATAAAAGACCACAACAACGTTTGTGGTCCATTGCCTGCACGCTGGCACCGAGAGAAAGATGAGCAAGGAGCAGGGGAAATCCACCATGAATGATTCCAGCAATCCAAGCACAATTTCTGTGTCTCGACTAGAGGACTAGAGAGCGTTCCAAACACAATCTATCGGTACGCAGCTGGTGGATGGCGTTTAACTGCTTTGTTTCCTCTTTCGCCTCCCCATCTTTGCGTAGTGGCACTGCACCaatggccaccaccaccaccccataAGGCGTGGTAAGTGCGAGTCGTTGTCGCGCTCTTGAAGCGAGTATAAATGGTTGGTCCCGACGTTTCCAAGCCTGGAACACGGGCTCCCGAAACGGAGAGGCCTTACAACGCAAGCAAAGCTCCCTGCTGAGGGAGAGATTGGAAATTAGTTCGTGCACCAGTGTATGCACGCTCCTCTGGCCTGCAGCTAGCTGCTTTGTGCCGAGACGGGAAACGTGAATCTAAGGTGCCACACGGTGGTCCTTGCCCTGCAGAATGGAAACTGGGAGAGCGACACAACTTACCGCGCGTGCTGGCTAGCTAGTACACCCTTTCACTTTGGATCGTGCTGTCGTCGTTCATGCATGGTGTGCAGCCGGAACAGGTTAGCTATTGTAGAACCTCTGAGTTAGTAGGATGATTAGTTGTGACTTGCTACACCAATTTGTTGATAACCTTGTTTCTATCCTGTCGAGATGTATGCATGTACACGGAAATAAAACTGACCGCTTATGGTTGTAGCGTGTAGGTCGCTGAAGTCGATAAACCTGTCCAGTGAATCACTACTATAAGCAGTGAACCGATGAGATCGACATCGACACTGCATGCAGGAATTTTAGCTCCATATGTCAAGGCTAGATGATCTATATGTACGCAGGTTAGCTAGGTACCTTTCACGAACGGTAGTTGTGTTTGATTGACTTTCTAAGACAAAGAGGCTAGTTTTTTTTAGCGCAATTACTGTGTAGATAGATAGCTTGGTCATATATATGCATCTTTGATGCAGAGGAGACCGTGGGTAGTGTAAGTTTTCCATCTTCTTTAAGGGGAACTAGTTAGATTTGTCTATCTAATCCTAGTTAGGGCAGCGTCCTTGTTTTGGCCACTATGGTTTGGAGgaaaatgtgttgttttctttgaCAAGTGATAAAATATATACAAATAATCACTTCTCATCTTCAGGCCATTTACCTGCGCAATTCAGAACGAGGGATCGCGACTCGTGTTGGCGGCTTGTGATCAGCCGGCCGGAGGTGGTTGTTCGTGGAAATCTTTTACTGAGCACCGGTGGCAGTCTAACCCTAGGATTGCGTGTGTTGCGTTGTCACATGTTTCTTCTATGTACCAAGTGGTTGTGTGCATTCTAGATCGGAGGCGGGGATTTCACATCTTGTATAGCTGGGTCATCTTTATGCATCTAGAAAAAATCAATAAAAGCTTGAGTTGTCTAAGAGAGCAATGTTTGTCCAATTATGAATGTAGTATCCTCAGTTGAAAGCATTTACCGAGTTGAGTAATCCAAAGATGAACACTATTTCCCCAATATGGTTATGAGAGTTTGCCCATGCATGCATGGTTAAGCTTACCCGTGAGTAgacacaacttttgtaaagaccatgTATTGGTAAAATCATGGTGGAGATTTCCCTTGGCACACTAACATCTTAAAACTTCAACAATTGGGGAGAGACAAATAGGTTCTGCGGGTGGCCTTGCTCGGGTTGGAGATGGTCGATAGGGAGCTCTTTACCAGTATCGGTGGTGGTCTAATCTGAGGATTGCGGTGCATTGAGacatgtttttctttcttttttttttctttttttagggtGTCTTTCCATAGGACATGTGTTGGTATTGATATAGATGTTGCATGCTACATTCAAAGACCGTGGGTGTGGGTGCAAAGAATCGACAAATGCTTAAACTATCTAAAAATGCAATGTTTGCCCAATTATGAATGTAACATCTTCACTTGAAAACGCTGATCAACAGATCAAGTCAAGTAAACCAGAGATGAACATCATTTCCCTGGTATGGTTACGAGAGTTTGCCCATTCATGCACAGTTAAGCCTAGCTGCAAGTAGACACATCTTTTGTGAAGATTAAGGTGTCTTCAAATCAAGGAATTTCTCTCGAGTCTGACACACATATCATCTTAATTACTTAATTAGATATGTGACTGCCGTAAAAGAGGTCGTCAAGAAAAGTCAATAGTACTATCCTAGCCTGCAGGTGCACACAGCACCGTACCACTCTCCTCCTTCCTTCTTTAAAAGGAAACCTAGCTAGCTGAAGCGAGGCCAATCCATTCCACTTGCCCTTCTGCGCTGCAGCTTCCTGATTTCACTCCCGCTGTGTCCATCCCTCCGCTTGGGGATTCGATTTCTGGACACCAGAGAGATCTCCACTTCCACCCTAGTGTTTTTTTCGGTATGCTCGTTCGAGAAAACATCAGAGCTTCATCCTAAAGTGGGTCTAGATAGCTT from Lolium rigidum isolate FL_2022 chromosome 4, APGP_CSIRO_Lrig_0.1, whole genome shotgun sequence encodes the following:
- the LOC124706485 gene encoding uncharacterized protein LOC124706485, encoding MRRPHGACASRSSPAAAFFLAAAAICAQFATGLAADPSKDDDKAQSKGHTGQTVLFVLIGIGAAILLSFFLFKYWQKKKREEQHARLLKLFEEDDDIEMELGLRD